Part of the uncultured Desulfobacter sp. genome, GCCTAATATTCTAACAAATGGATACATCATGATACCAGGTAAAAGATACAGCAACGGATGATATGATGGTAAGTATTGCTTACCGTAAACCATTAATATCGCAACTTTCCCAAAACCAATGATTAATAAACTACCTATGCAAATAATAATAAATGAAGAAGACATGACTTTTATAGTTTGAGTTTTCGTATTAAATGATTTGGAAGCAACATTCGGGAATAAAACCATAGAAACTGAATCAGGAAGTATCCAAATAATTTCAGCAAAAGAAACAGCAATTGAATAGAATCCGACTATTTTATCATCAGATGTTATATACTTAAGCAGGTAAATATCTATTCTTAAGTTAAGATACGAAATTAACATAGCGGCATATATGAATATGCCGTACTTCAAGAATTTCGACCACACTTTTATATTTATTGGGGGTAAATTTAAAAGCCCTTTGAACGAATGTATCGTGAAGACTGCTGTTAAAAAATAAAAAATTACATTAGCAATGATTATACCATCTATTTCGTATCTAAAAATTACAACGAAAATGAAAACAGAAAGTAATTTTATTATATTGGTAATGATAGAAATGTTATTTGAGAGAGTAATTCTATTTAACCCAATTATAATTCTATTAAGAAAGTTAGTTAGAAATACAAACGGAATGAAAATGAGAGAAAAAATAATCCATCTTTGAGGGAAGTCACTCCATAAATAACTATGAAAAGGGTAAAGTAAAATATATAATAAAATTGAGAATGCACTTAAAATAAGAGTGGCCCAAAAGGCAGACCCCAATATTAAATCCAACGATATTTCTTTATTCGCGGAAAAATAGCTGAAGGCACTGCCAAGGCCAAAATTCAATGTCATGAAAAGGACCATTGGTAAATTCAGTATTAAAATTGCTTTACCGTTATTTTCTGGTCCTAAATACCTAGCAACAATAATGCTACTAATTAGACCAATGCCCATCAACCCAAACTTAGAACATACCGTAAATAGAATGTTTTTGTAAAAAAGGGACCTATTCATCATATGATATATTACTTTATATAAATAAGCCTTTTCGGAACTCTATTAAATTTATATTTTCCTCTTGAAATTGCATAATCGGAAAAAAAATTAGTCGCTATGTTTCTTACGAAAAGGGCCAATTCTTCATTTACCGTCTCTAAGTTGACAATAAATTGTCCCCCAATTTCTAAAATTGTATACAAATATTTTATTGTTGACTCCGTAACGAGTTTAGAGTTCTTTTGACTAAAATCTTCAAGGACTACTTCCTGAACTTTGAAGCCGAAGAAAGAGGTGTTCTCGATTATATTATTGGAATCTGAGTCGGAATTAAGCAAATCAATGTTAAAAAAACCTGGTTTATTAATAGAGCCATTAGAGTACCTTAATCTAACGCATCCCTGAAATTCATTTCGTGGAACCTGTCTATTTTTCAATAGTTGATTTCCCCATCCTAAAAAGGAACTAATCCTTGTCCTGGCATGTATAAAATTTATTTTTTTTTTATTAATGTCTCTCTCTTTGCCACCTCTATATTCTTCTATAATATATTTACTTTTCCTGTGAGACTTTGATAAATATTGAATAGATTTATTTCCATATTGGTTTTCAACCATGGCACCAAATATTCTAAGCGAAGAATTGGCCAGCAAAATATTGTCCCCTTTTTTGATTGGCATTTTCATCAATATATTTTCTGCTATATCCTTATCACAAAAGAAACAAGAACCACGAATAACAGACCATTCCTTTGTTATAATATCAAATCCCTTGTTCAAAGCCCATAAAACATCTTCGGGAAAAGAATTAAAAACTTCTTCCCTTTTTTGAACAGGAGAACTATTCCCTACAACTTTAACATTTTTTCTACTAATTATAGTTCTAAATTCAGAAATAAAGCCATGTGACTTAATGATAATATCATCTTGTAAAAACAAATAATGATCTGAAATTTTTTCGGCAGAATCCTGCCACAACAAAAATTGTTGAAATCCACCCCAATCCCAGCCCTCATTTTTTTTAAAAATAACTAATATGTTATTTTCTTTAAAATAATTTAGTAATTTAAAATTTATTTCATCAATGCGCTTGTGTGATAAAATATAAATTCTGATATCTCCATAAATTTGCTCTTCTTTGATTTGAACAACTTCTTTTATGAGAGCATCATACAATTCCTTGTATTTAAAATGCCAACCACACAGTACTATAGATAGCTTTTCAGTAACACTCATAGTTTTCAACCATACATTTATGATTACAAAATACTTTCGATATAAACCAATTTTGCAGAAAGATTATTCTGATAATATATCGTGAATAGGACAGACCTGGCAAGTCGGTGTGACATACCTCACCTCGCAGTTAAGCCAATGACCAGTCCTGTCGTAAACGGTGCTTCTTGTATGGCGAATTACGTCCATAACGTCTTTAGATTTGGCACTGCCGTTGTTGACAATAAAATTGGCATGAATAAGGGGGATTTGGGCACCTCCAATACAAAATCCTTTAAGCCCGCATTTTTCAATAACAGCCCCGGGAGGTCCAATCGTTGTGTACATCTCTGGATTACTAACAAAAACAGAGCCGCAATTGGGCTGTCCAAATGGAAACTTTTCCCTGCGTGATTTTAAAATTTTCAGCATATCCCTGCGAATAACGCATGGTTCCTTATGACGGCAAACCAGACGGATCTTAACAATGACGCTGTCAAGTTTCTGAAATGCGGATTTCCGGTAACCAAATTGACACGTGTCTTTCTTTCTGGTTTTGAGGTTGCCCTCTTTGTCCACTGTAATAACATGCTCAATATTATTGCTGATGCTTTGCTGCATTGACCCGCCATTCATTGCCACCAAACCACCAAGTGTTCCAGGAATCCCAATAGCATGCTCTAAGCCTGTTAAACCTTTTTTCCCGGCATTTCTAACAAGCTTCGGTACAAACACACCGGCTTCTGCATCAATGCAGTTATCTTGAATTGAAAAACGAGAAAGATAACGTCCAATCTTGATCACAACTCCTCGCACGCCGCGATCATCGAAAAGCAGGTTGCTGCCGTCACCAATAAAAATGTGGGGCAGATTATACTCGGTCAATTTCTTCCTTAAAATTTGGACTTGTTCAATACTTTCTGGCTGGACAAGCAAATCCGCAGGTCCTCCGATTTTCCAACTGGAGTGGCCGGATAGATGGACATTGGGTTCCGTTTTACCTGCTTTAAGTCGAACAATGGCCTTAAGGGCACTATCCATACGAAATGTTACCCCCCAACGCCTTTATTTTTTCAACAAATGCATTGTACCCTCTTTCGATCTGCCAGGCGTCTTGGATCAGCGTCTCTCCGGATTCAGCTCCCAATCCGGCTAACGCCAGGGCAATTCCCGCACGAAGGTCCAGCGCCCTGACATTTGCACCATAAAGGGAGCCATGACCTTTAATCCTTAACAAGTTTCCCTTGATGGCATATTCGAGCCCCATCTTTTCAAGTTCATTTACATAGGCGTAGCGGCCTGGAAACCTGAGATCAACAATAACACTTTGCCCTTTGGCAAACGCACCGTATACAGCCAACAAAGGTTGCATATCTGAATTTATTCCGGGGAACGGGCCTGTACTGATTTCCAGTGGATAGCACTTGCCACCCCGGACAATCATACTGTTTTTTCCTTTGAAAAAACGCGTGCCGCTTTCTTTTAAATGGATAAGAGGGACTTCAAGATCTTTGAACGGAAAATTCTGAATTTCAATTGAACCTCCTGTTATAGTCGCTGCAACCATCCATGTCAGCGCTTCCATATTATCCGGCAGTACGGAATAGGTTGTTCCGGCCAGCCCATCTTTACCGGTCACTTCAATGTGTTCCTGTCCATAGACTTTTATGGACGCTCCCATGCTGGACAAAAATTTTATGAGGTCTAATATTTCCGGCCGTATATGCGGGTTCCAGATTCTTGTCGTTCCCTGGGCAAGGGTGCCACAAATTATGGCGTTTTCAGTGGCTCCAGTGGATCTGATGGGCAGGTGGATATCAGTTCCCTTTAACCCTTTTGGGGCACTCGCAAATAGATACTCCCCTTTTGCCCACACCGTTGCGCCTAATTTAATTAACAGCATTTCATGTAAATCATATTTCCGTTCCCCGAGTTTACAACCGCCGGGCAGAGGGACGGCGCCTTCACCATTTCTGGCTGTAAGCGCGCCAAGAATCAAAAGCGTATTTCGGATTGACCGGCCTTCCCAAACCAATTCGGTTTTTATCTTGTTCGGTTCTTTAATGATAATTTGATCATCGGATACCTCACATCGTTTACCCAGAGCCTCTAACATCCGGACATGAACTTGCGCATCCAGCAGGTGTTGCGGATAGTTGTTCAGAACAATGGTTTCTTTGGTTAGCAGCGATGCAGCTAACAGCCTGAGGACACTATTTTTAGCTCCGCTGACGTGCACTTCTCCTGCCAACCTGGATGGCTGAATAAGATAGGCAATATCCTGATGTGAATTTTCCAATTATATTGTCTCCATGACTTAACCGTGTTTCCTAACGACTGACAGAATATATGAAATATCAGTCGGTTGATTCGTTTCTAATACTTTTCTTTAAAATATGAACTGCCTGATCCATAAAAATGGGTAAAAGGCATTTGGTAAAACTGAACCAGCAGAAACCTTTTGAAATTATAGTCTTTTGTTTTATCATTATTTGATATCGTTCAAAAATTTTACCGCTGCCATTAACAACATCAATCTGAGAACTTATGTAGGCTTTGGAAAAGGTCCCTATTTCTTTAGCATAGGCACTGTCTTTAAACAGACGCTCTATTTGATTTGAAAGTTTATTTGCCGGCAAAGGGATTTTTTGGTTCCTGCCGCTGAAATTATACCAGGCAATTCCCTCAATTTCATCCGGTTGAACAGTGCCTGCAAATCCATTTTCGCCAACAATTAGAGTGGGACAACCGTATGCCATTCCTTCAAACGCGCTTCTACCCACACCGATAACTATGTCAGCTTGCTGTAGAAGCCTAAACGCTTTTTGAAGTCTGCCGGTAAGAACAATGAAATTCTTTCCAAAAGCCTTATTGATACTTGCACAACGATTATTAACTTCATCAAATAGCTGTCCTTTGCCGCCGATTAAGACCAGCTGGAATTTATACCCTTTGTTATAAAGGATCTCAACGGCATCAATGACTTTGTGGATAGATTTTATTTTAGTCCCGTCAAACGAACTGATCATCATTATTTTTTGCAAATCGGAAACAAAACCAAATTCTTCTGCTTCCTCGTCAGAAAACAAAGAATCCGGATGCTTTATTTCAGATAGATCCAAACGGGTTCTGATGACATCTACATTATGGACAGGCCATTTGAATTTGCTGACCATTTTGTGTTTTTGCTCTTCAGAAAAAACAATGAGTTTGGAAGCCAACGGAAGATTATAATAAGGATCAACCCCCCCACATAAAGTACAGATAACCGGTGTACTCTCTAAAAGACCTGCTGGATATGCATGCATGTAGGATCTGGCATCAAACGCATGGATCAGATCAATTTTGTGTTTTGTGATTATCTGCCGGATTTTATTTACCGTGGAAAAGGATCTAATCGTAAAATAGGTCTGCTTAGTTCCCTGATATATGGGGATATTGATTTCTTCAAAAGGCATTTCCTTTCTGATTTCTTCGGTCATAGCGCCATTGGCCCCTGAAAATACAGGCTCAATGCCATATTTGCGCATTTCCTTCGCGGTTGTGAAGGCTGAGAGAACATGCCCTCCTAATAGAGCTTTAAAAACGATAAACAGTACTTTCATGTAGTAAATAAATCCTTCGCTATATTGAAACCGCTTTTTATATAGAATTCAACCTATTCCGAATCTTTAAGTTTAAAAAGGAAGTCTCTGTATGACAATTTGTCCGTTAAAATATATTTGTCTGATATGTATTGATCCACTTTCGCAAATTTTGTGTCGTCAAGGCATTCTATCAATAAGTATTTCGGTTTATATTTTTCAAAATTCAGTCCTTTTAGAACTTCTAACTCATAACCTTCTACGTCTAAGGAAAAAAAATCAATATGATCCGGTTTTACTTCATCTAAAATAGACGTAATCGTCCTGCCGCGCACCTG contains:
- a CDS encoding polysaccharide biosynthesis C-terminal domain-containing protein, which produces MMNRSLFYKNILFTVCSKFGLMGIGLISSIIVARYLGPENNGKAILILNLPMVLFMTLNFGLGSAFSYFSANKEISLDLILGSAFWATLILSAFSILLYILLYPFHSYLWSDFPQRWIIFSLIFIPFVFLTNFLNRIIIGLNRITLSNNISIITNIIKLLSVFIFVVIFRYEIDGIIIANVIFYFLTAVFTIHSFKGLLNLPPINIKVWSKFLKYGIFIYAAMLISYLNLRIDIYLLKYITSDDKIVGFYSIAVSFAEIIWILPDSVSMVLFPNVASKSFNTKTQTIKVMSSSFIIICIGSLLIIGFGKVAILMVYGKQYLPSYHPLLYLLPGIMMYPFVRILGVDISARGNPSWMLVVNLVGLFVNLFFNFKLIPIYGAAGAAIASSISYTIMALFTIIFFYKTKLNYSPPKLTQ
- the murB gene encoding UDP-N-acetylmuramate dehydrogenase, with amino-acid sequence MDSALKAIVRLKAGKTEPNVHLSGHSSWKIGGPADLLVQPESIEQVQILRKKLTEYNLPHIFIGDGSNLLFDDRGVRGVVIKIGRYLSRFSIQDNCIDAEAGVFVPKLVRNAGKKGLTGLEHAIGIPGTLGGLVAMNGGSMQQSISNNIEHVITVDKEGNLKTRKKDTCQFGYRKSAFQKLDSVIVKIRLVCRHKEPCVIRRDMLKILKSRREKFPFGQPNCGSVFVSNPEMYTTIGPPGAVIEKCGLKGFCIGGAQIPLIHANFIVNNGSAKSKDVMDVIRHTRSTVYDRTGHWLNCEVRYVTPTCQVCPIHDILSE
- a CDS encoding UDP-N-acetylglucosamine 1-carboxyvinyltransferase — encoded protein: MENSHQDIAYLIQPSRLAGEVHVSGAKNSVLRLLAASLLTKETIVLNNYPQHLLDAQVHVRMLEALGKRCEVSDDQIIIKEPNKIKTELVWEGRSIRNTLLILGALTARNGEGAVPLPGGCKLGERKYDLHEMLLIKLGATVWAKGEYLFASAPKGLKGTDIHLPIRSTGATENAIICGTLAQGTTRIWNPHIRPEILDLIKFLSSMGASIKVYGQEHIEVTGKDGLAGTTYSVLPDNMEALTWMVAATITGGSIEIQNFPFKDLEVPLIHLKESGTRFFKGKNSMIVRGGKCYPLEISTGPFPGINSDMQPLLAVYGAFAKGQSVIVDLRFPGRYAYVNELEKMGLEYAIKGNLLRIKGHGSLYGANVRALDLRAGIALALAGLGAESGETLIQDAWQIERGYNAFVEKIKALGGNISYG
- a CDS encoding glycosyltransferase family 4 protein, which translates into the protein MKVLFIVFKALLGGHVLSAFTTAKEMRKYGIEPVFSGANGAMTEEIRKEMPFEEINIPIYQGTKQTYFTIRSFSTVNKIRQIITKHKIDLIHAFDARSYMHAYPAGLLESTPVICTLCGGVDPYYNLPLASKLIVFSEEQKHKMVSKFKWPVHNVDVIRTRLDLSEIKHPDSLFSDEEAEEFGFVSDLQKIMMISSFDGTKIKSIHKVIDAVEILYNKGYKFQLVLIGGKGQLFDEVNNRCASINKAFGKNFIVLTGRLQKAFRLLQQADIVIGVGRSAFEGMAYGCPTLIVGENGFAGTVQPDEIEGIAWYNFSGRNQKIPLPANKLSNQIERLFKDSAYAKEIGTFSKAYISSQIDVVNGSGKIFERYQIMIKQKTIISKGFCWFSFTKCLLPIFMDQAVHILKKSIRNESTD